GCTCGCTCGCCTGCCTACGGTCGGCGTACGTCCATGATCAATACACGCGAGGGCGCGTGTGGGCGCTGCTTGTCGCCATGGCCTCCGAGGCCCTCCGCCTCGGGGGAGTCGTCCGCGCGAGTTGGGAGCCACAGTGCTCGATCTCCTGTCCAGACAAGCCGTTCCACGAGGGCCGAGCGGCCGGTGGCGTCACGCGTTGGCCGCCGCGCTGATCACCTCATCCGCGATCGTCGCCCCCGGGGCCGCGCAGGCGGCGGCCGCACCCGCACCGGCGTTCGATCACAGCCGTCACAAGGGCAAGGCGCCCGGGACGCACGGTCCGCTTCCCCGGGGGTACTCCACCACGGAGATCGCGGTGAAGTTCCGGTCGGATCGGGTCGTACGGGTCCGTGGCGGGCGGCCGGTCGCCAAGGAATCCGGGGACGCCTCGGCGTTGGCGGCGGTGCTGGCCGACCATCCGGGCGCGACGATCGCGCCCCTGTGGAAACGGCGGGAGAACGTCATCGCCGAGGAACGTTCTCGGCTGGAGAAGAAGACCGGTCGCAGGCTGCCGGACATGAACTCCTGGTTCACCGTCAAGGTCCCCAAGGGCATCGAGTCGCTGCTCGACGACCTGAACGGATTGCCCTCCGTGGAGTTCGCCCAGGCGGCGATGATCCCGGTCGACACGAACAGCGCCGCCGGCCGTAACGCCGCCGAGCCGTGGCATTACACCCAGACCTATCGAAAGCCCGCGCCCGCCGGAGTGGACGCGGACTACACCAACACCCTGCCCGGCGGTAAGGGGCAGGGCATCACCGTCACGGACATCGAGGGCTCCAGCGGCAGCTCCGGCGACGTGGACCCCCTCGGAGGCCAGGGGACGGTGGCGGGCGGAGAACGCCACACCCTGCTGGTCGGTGACGCCAACACACCGGGCGTCTGGGCATGGGGCGACAACACCCAAGGCCAACTCGGCGACGGCACCACGAACGACAGCACGGTCATGGTCAAGGTGTCCGGCCTGACCGACGTCAAGGCCGTGGCCGGCGGAGGCGCCCATTCGCTGGCCCTGAAGACCGACGGCACGGTCTGGGCATGGGGCGACAACACCTACGGGCAACTCGGCGACGGAAGCACCACCCGCCGTACGGCGCCGGTGAAGGTGAGCGGCATCGAGAACGCGGTGGGCATCAGCGCGGGGCAGGTGCACAATCTCGCCGTGCTCGCCGACGGAACCGTCAAGGCCTGGGGACGTAACCTCGACGGCCGACTCGGCGACGGCACCACCACCGACCGGGCCACACCCGTCACCGCATTGACCGGGGCGTCGGCCGCGTACGGCGCGGTGGCGGCGGGCACCTCGCATTCGCTCGCCGTCATGGCGGACGGCTCGGTCAAGGCGTGGGGTGCCAACACCTTCGGCCAGCTCGGCAACGGCGGCACCGGCTCCTCGGCCACGCCCGTTCCGGTCACGGGGCTGACGGGCGTCGAGCAGCTCAGCGCCGGCAGCCACCACAGCGTGGCCCTGCTGACCTCGGGAACCCTGAAGGCCTGGGGCCTGAACGCCGACGGCCAACTCGGCAACACCACCGTCACCCAGTCCTCCACCCCCATCGACGTGACCGGACTGACCGCCGTGGCGAGCATCGCCAGTGGACGCCGACACAACATCGCGGCGCGGGACAACTCCGAGCTATGGGCCTGGGGTCTGAACGCCGACGGCCAACTCGGTCTCGACGACACCACCAACGCGCCGACCCCGCAGGAGCTCTTCACGTCGGGCTCGGTCGTGGCGGCGGGCGCGGTGCACACCGCCATCATCGGCACCGTCAACGGCTCGCCGGCGCCGTCGATCTTCGGAGACAACGGCCACGGGCAGGTCGGGGACGACACCACCGTCGACAGGCACTTCGCCACCTCTCCGCTCAAGAGGCTCAACCGGTGGAACGTCTGCCATGAGGACGTGGTCGGCCGGCCCGGGGGCGCCCCCGTCTACCTGACCACGGTGGTCGGCGGCTGCCACCCCGGCTACGTCGCGTATCACGGCACCGGCATGATCGGCCCATCCTCGGCCGACGACGGCAACGGGCTCGGCATGGCGGGGATGTCCTCCCACGCCGAACTCCAGCTCACCCGTACCGACGCGCCCGAGGGTTCCTGGGAATCGGCCATCTCGAGCTCTCAGCCCGGCGACGTCATCTTCCTCGGCTACGGCTACAGCCTCGGGCCCGCCGAGACGTACCGGCCGGAGTACGACCAGATCGTGACGGCCATCGCCCAGGGCATCACGGTGGTGCAGGGCGCGGACAACAAGCCGTCCCTCAACCTCGACACCGAGCCGAGCCTCCAGGCCTGGCGGGAGCTGCCGGACTCGGGCGCGATCGTCGCCGGTGGCGGGCAGGCGTACCTGCCGTCGGGCGACTGCTTCGATTGCACCAACGACGAGTACTGGCCTGCGCGTTCCTACAGCAGCACCTACGGCTCTCGGGTGAATGTGCAGGGCTATTACGGTCGCGCCACGTCACTGGGCGTGCCGAAGGCATGGGGGCGCAGCGACGCCCAAACGCTGACCCCGAACGAGACCGACCCCGACAAGATGTACACCGGCCAGTTCGGCGGCACCTCCAACGCCTCCGCGATGATCGCCGGGGTCGCGGCCTCGTTGCAGGGCGTGGCCAAGGCCGCCGGCCACGTGCTGTCTCCCACGCTGCTCAGACAGATCCTCGTCCAGACCGGCACCCCGCAGACCGGCGACCTGACCAAGCACGTCGGTCCCCTGCCGAACCTGAAGGCCGCCGTCGAGTTCCTGCGAGGCGGGATCGCGAGCGGCACCAACCACACCCTCGCCGTGACCTCCGATGGAAAGGTCCGTACCTGGGGCCGCAACGGCTCCGGTCAACTGGGCGACGGCACCACCACTCCCCGCACCGGCCCCGTGGAGGTCTCCGGCCTGACCGGGATTCGACGTAGGCAGGGTGCGGTCGCCGGCGGCGAATGGCATTCGCTGGCCGTCAAGTCAGACGGCACCGTTTGGGCCTGGGGCGCGAACGGCAGCGGGCAACTCGGTGACGGCACCACCACCGGCCGCACGACCCCGATCCAGGTCCCAGGGCTGACGGGAGTCGTCGCCGTGGCGGCCAACGAGGCCTATTCGCTCGCACTGAAATCCGACGGGACCGTTTGGGCGTGGGGCTTCAACTCCTCAGGGCAACTCGGAGACGGCACCACCACCACGCGCACGACCCCGGTCCAGGTCTCCGGGCTCTCCGGGGTCGTGAACATCTCGGCAGGTTATGGTCACGCGGTGGCCGTCAAGTCCGACGGCACCGTTTGGGCCTGGGGCGCCAACGGCTCAGGGCAACTCGGAGACGGCACCACGAACAGCCGGCGCACGCCCGTCCAGGTCTCGAACCTGACCGACGCCTCCACCTCCCCCGGCGCACTCGCCGCCGGTGGCAACCACTCGCTCGTGCTCAAGACCGACGGCACCGTCGTCGCCTTCGGCTCGGGCGGGGACGGACGACTCGGCAACGGAGGCACCGCCGGCAGCAGCGTCCCCGTCGCCGTTCAGAACCTCACCGCGGTGACCGCCGTGAGCGCCGGATGGCGGCACAGCGCCGCGACCCGCGCCGATGGCGACATCCTGACGTGGGGCTCCAACGAGTACGGGCAACTCGGCAACGGCACCACGGGTGGGAGCGCCTCGACCCCCACCCTGGTGCAGCTCACCGGCGCGACGGCCGCCGCGGGCGGCTTCTACGACACCTTCGCCCTCCGCGCGGACGGAACCGCCTTCTCGTGGGGCCGCAACAACGAGGGCCAGCTCGGCAACGGAACGAACGTCGACGCCAACACCCCCGAGCAGGTTCCCGGCACACCGTGATCCGCCATAGTCGCCGTCGACGCTGACCCGGCGGCGACGCACAGCCTGTTCACAGGGGCATGGCGCGGCGCACCATGCCCCTGTGGACGTGGTCCGGATCACCACCGGCCGGTGAGGTCAATGCACCGAGACAAGAGCAGTGCTCTTGACGTGCCATGAGATGCCGTGTTCAATGTTCCTTGATGAGAGCACCGATCTCATAACGGAACGGGAGACGCCCATGAACACCATCACGAGGTACGTCGAGGCCGGCCGGACCGCTGCCGCCTTCAACACCGCCGTCGCCTGGCTCACGCGGCACGGCGTCAGCGTGTTCGGCAGCCGGATGCTCTACGTCCGGGGCCGAAAGAGCGGCGAGTGGCGCGGCAACCCCGTCAACGTGCTCACCCACGAGGGCTCGCGCTACCTGGTCGCCCCGCGCGGCCACACTCATTGGGTCCGCAACCTGCGAGCCGCAGGCGGCGCGGGCGAACTGCGACTTGGCCGCCGGACCGAGCCGTTCACCGCCACCGAACTCGACGACGCCGACAAGCCCGCCATCCTGCGCGCCTACCTCAAGCGTTGGAAGTTCGAGGTCGGCGTCTTCTTCGACGGCGTGGGCCCCGACGCCCCCGACGAGGACCTCCTCCGCATCGCCCCCGGCTACCCCGTCTTCCGACTCACCTGAACACCGGTCGACTCGGCCGAACCCGTCCCGTCCACCAGGTCGGCCGCATTCCGAGCGGGCACGCCGTGCCGAGACCGTCGCGTCCTCAGCCGGCCCGGCCGTCGGTCACATGCGGTCGGGGGTTTCGATGCCCAGGAGGTCCAGCCCTATCTGCAGGGTGCGGGCGGTGAGGTCGCACAGGACCAGGCGGCTGGTGCGGACCTCGCCCTCGGCGTACTTCACCGTGCACTTGTCGTAGAACGTGGTGAACGTGCCGGCCAGGTGGAAGAGGTACTGCGCCAGGCGGTGGAACTCCAGGCTCTCGGAGACCTGGTCGATCACGCCCTCGAAGCTCAGCAGGGCCAGCGCCAGCTCCCGTTCGGCGGGTTCGGCGATCAGGACCGAGTCGACGTCGCGCGGCGGCGTGACGTCGAGCTTGCGGAAGATGGAGCAGCTCCGGGCGCGGGCGTACTGGATGTAGGGGGCGGTGTTGCCGTCGAAGGACAGCATCCGGTCGTAGTCGAAGACGTAGTCCTTGACCCGGTCGGTGGACAGGTCGGCGTACTTGACCGCGCCGATGCCCACGGCCCGGGCGACGGCGGCGCGGGTCTGCTCGTCCAGGTCGGGGTTCTTCTCGGCGATGACCGCGCTCGCGCGGGAGACCGCCTCCTCGAGGAGGTCGACCAGCTTGACCGAGACGCCGGCCCGGGTGCGCAGGATCTTGCCGTCGCTCCCCAGGACCGAGCCGAAGCCGATGTGCTCGGCCCGTGCGGGCGGGGCCAGCCAGCCGGCCTCCCGGGCGGTCGCGTGGACCATGCCCAGGTGCATCTGCTGGGGGAGGCCCACCACGTACAGCAGGCGGGTGGCGTGCAGCTTGCGCAGCCGGTACCGGATGGTGGCCAGGTCGGTGGCGGCGTAGCCGAAGCCGCCGTCGGACTTGCGGACGATCAGCGGCAGCGGGTCGCCCTCGCGGTTGGTGTAGCCCTCGGGGAAGACGCACTTGGCGCCCTCGCTGTCGCGCAGCAGCCTCAGCTCGGCCAGCTCGTCGACCACCGACTGGAGCTGGTCGTTGTAGAAGCTCTCGCCGTAGAAGTCGTCGGGGCCCAGCGTGGCGCCGAGCAGGTCGTACACGGCGAGGAAGTACTTGAGGGACTCGTCGATGAGGGTCCGCCACATCCGCAGGGTGGCCGCGTCGCCGCTCTGCAGCAGCACCACCCGACGCCGTGACCGCTCCTGGAAGGACTCGTCGGCGTCGAACTTGCGCCGGGCGGCCTGGTAGAAGCCGTTCAGGTCGCCGACGGACAGCTCGTGGGCGGCCTCGGCCTCGCCGATGTCGAGCAGGTGCTCGACCAGCATGCCGAACGGGGTGCCCCAGTCGCCGAGGTGGTTGGCCCGCAGGACGGTGTTGCCCCGCCACTCCAGCAGTCGCGCGGCGGCGTCGCCGATGATGGTCGAGCGCAGGTGCCCGACGTGCATCTCCTTGGCGGCGTTGGGCGCGGAGTAGTCGACGGTGATGGTCTCGGGGGCCGCCTCGAGGGGCACGCCGAGCCGTTCGTCGCGGGTCACCTCGGCCAGCAGCCCGCCCAGCGCCTCGCCGGCGACGGTCAGGTTGATGAAGCCGGGGCCGGAGATCTCGACCTTCGAGCACAGGCCGCCGAGGTCGGCCCGTTCGACCACGCGCGCGGCGATGTCCCGGGGATTGCCGCCGACTCGGCGGACGAGGGCCAGTGCCGCGTCGGACTGGTAGTCCGCGTGCTGGGAACGGCGGATCGCGGGATCCACCGGTGCGCCGGCCACCGCCTCGAACGCCGGCGCAAGCCGCCGGCGGAGCAACTCCTCGACATCTGCCACACTGGAAAACTACCGACCCGCATGGCCCCTGTCCAATCGGTTTGCGCCCTGACCGGGCCCGTTGTCCAGGCTGCCCGCTTCGGCCGTCCTGGTGCGCATTTCCGGTGCCGACACGCGCCTCGGGCCCGCGCCGTCGCGCCGGGTGGGAGCGCCGTGCGCGCCATTTACCGGTGCCATCCGATCGCCCGTCGGTGAACGGTGAAAAAGCCGCCCGTCCGTGAGCGTTCTTTTACGATGTGCCAATGAAAGTCGAGGCGGCATCCCGACCCGTGACGGAGGTCCGTGCAATTCGGAAATTCCCGGGCGCCGTCCGTGCCGGCTGAGCGCGCCGCCGGGACGCTGCCGGCCGAGCTCACCGGTTTCGTGGGTCGGCGTCGCGAACTGGCCGAGGTGGGCCGGCTGCTGGCGACGTCCCGGCTGCTGACCCTGACCGGCGTCGGCGGCGTCGGCAAGACCCGGATCGCGCTGCGGGCCGCCCATCGGGCGCGGCACGGCTTCCGGGACGGGGTCCGGCTGGTGGAGCTGGCGTCGCTGCGGGAGCCGGGGCTGGTGTGCCACGCCGTCGCCCACGCGCTGGAGGTGCGCGATCACACGGCCCGTGCGCTGCGCGACGTGCTGGCCGCCCACCTGCGCGAACGTGAGCTGCTGCTGGTGCTCGACACCTGCGAGCACCTCGTCGACGCGTGCGCCGGGCTGGTCGAGACGCTGCTGCACGCGGCGCCCGGCCTGCGCGTCCTGGCGACCAGCCGTGAGCCGCTGAACGCCGCGGGCGAGCACGTTCTCCCCGTCGCGCCGTTGCCGATCCCGCGGGGGCCGGACGACGATCGGGCGGCGGAGGTCGACTCGGTGCGGCTGTTCGTGGAACGCGCGGCGGCGGCCGACCCCTCGTTCACGCCGACCCCCGCGACGCTGCGCGCGGTGGCGAGGGTGTGCGCGCGGCTGGAGGGCGTCCCGCTCGCCCTCGAACTGGCCGCCGCCCGGCTGCGGGTGCTGTCGGTGGACGAGATCGGCGACCGGCTCGGCGACCGGTTCGAGCTGCTCAGCAACGGCGGTCGGACGGCGCCGTCGCGGCATCAGACGCTGCGGTCGGCGATCGGCTGGAGCCACGAGCTGTGCGAGCCGGCGGAACGGCTGCTGTGGGCGCGGCTGTCGGTGTTCGCCGGCGCGTTCGACCTGGAGACGGTCCAGCGGGTCTGCGCGGACGGGCGGCTGCCCGCCGGGGACGTGTTCGAGCTGCTGGCGGCGTTGGTGGACAAGTCCATCGTCACCCGGGACGAGGGCCCCGGCGGGCTGCGGTTCGCGATGCTGGAGACGCTGCGCGAGTACGGGGCGGAGTGGCTGCGCGTCCTCGGTGAGGAGGACGACCTCCGGGCCCGCCACCGGGACCACTACCTGCGGGTCGCCGAGGAGGCCGAGCGGCTGTGGTTCGGCCCCGGTCAGGTCGGCAGGCTGCTGCGGCTGGGCCGTGAGCGGCCCGACTTCCGGGCGGCGCTGGAGTACTCGCTGGCCGCCGGGGACGCGCACACGGCCCAGCGGCTCGCGGGCGCCCTGCAGGTGGTGTGGATCACCTGCGGCCCCATCGCGGAGGGACGATTGTGGCTGGAACGGTCCCTGGAGCTGGACGACGGGCCGTCGCAGGGCCGCGCCCTCACGCTGTGCGCCGCCGGGACGATCGCCATCCTGCAGGGCGACGAGGACTCCGCCCGGCGGCTGCTCGCCGAGGCCGGGACGCTGGCCGACCGGCACCGTGACCCGTGGCTGCAGGCGCAACTGGTCTACCAGCGCGCCGTGGCCGCCACGTTCGCGGGCCGGGTCGCGGAGGCGGACGGGCTGCTCCGCGACGCGCTGAGCAGGTTCACCGCGGTGAACGCCACGGACGCCTCGTTCCCGGTGCAGGTCCGGTTGACGATGGCGACGGTCGCGATCCTGGAGGGGGACGCCTCCGCCGCGATCCGACTGTGCGAGGACAACGAGAAGGTGTGCCGTGAGCACGGCGACGAGACGCTGCTGGCGTACTCGTTGGTCCTGCACGCCCGTGCGGAGTGGATCATCGGAGGGCTGGACGCCGCCGCCCGCCGGCTGCGCGAGGCGGTACGGCTCCGACGGGAGCATCCCGACCCGGCGAGCCTCGGCCTGTCGGTGGAGCTGCTGGCCTGGATCGCGTGGGCCACCGGCGCCCACCGACGGGCGGCGGTGCTGCTGGGCGCGGCGGAACGGCTGTGGTGGACGTTCGGGATGGCGGGGCTGCGCGACACCCTGCTGGCCGCGCACGACGACTGCGAGGTCGGGACGGGCGCGGCGCTCGGCGCGGAGGCGTTCCGGCGGGCCCGGCGGGAGGGCGGGGCGCTCACCGACGCCGAGATCATCGCGTACGCGCTGGCCGAGGCGGAGCCGCCCACGGCGGCGCGCGACGCGGACGCCGACCCGCCGGCCCGGCTCACCCCCCGGGAGCGGGAGGTGGCCGCGCTGGTCGCCGAGGGCCTGTCCAACCGGCAGATCGCCGAGCGGCTCACCATCGCCAAACGCACCGCCGACACCCATCTCGAGCACATCCTGGCCAAACTGGGGTTCTCCGCCCGGACGCAGATCGCGGCCTGGGTCACCCGGCACATGCCGGGTCGGGACGGTTGAGCGACCCGGCGTGGTCTCGGTTGCCTGCGCGGAACAGGCCGATTACTCTTCGTGAAAGGTGCACTGCACATTGTCAACGGGGGTGTGGATGTGGAGACCGGGGAGCGGCCCGACTGGGCACGCAAGCCGCTGCGGCAGCTCACGGTGAGCGAGCTGACCGAGGCGCTGGTCTACCTGGAGGAACGCGAGGTCGCCGACGACGCGCTCTGCAGGGCGTTGGCGGCCCAGCTCGCCGACCGTACGGCCGCCGTGTGTTGACGCCACCGGCCGGGGACGACGCCGGGAGGCGCCCACCGCACGTGTGCGGCGGACGCCTCCCGGGGGGTCCTCCTCGCGTCGCGGGTGCGGGTCAGCCCGTCAGGGTGACGTTTCCGCGGACCGTGACGCAGACATAGGTGTTGGCGGGGCGCTCAACAACGGCTCGGGGCCGAGCCATCGCGAGGAGGGGAGTAGCGCCCCGCCAACCCTGCGGGATGGCGATGCGTCCATCACCGTCCGCAGCGCCAAGTTACTACCGTCCGTTCCCGTCGTGGGGGCGGACCGGGGCTTTGCGCCGCGCGGGTTTTGCGACATACCGAGAAAGTGATCGGCGCATATCGGGCGCGCCGGGCGCATTTCCCCCCGCCGCCCGGCGATGCACTCGCAGATAATCCACCGCGAAGGTCAGTCTTTCCTCACCGTCCGGCCGGGTGTGCAGTCTTCCGTCGTCGGCCGACAGACTGATGACCAGGTGGGCGCGAAAGCGCCGGCCGACGCCACGCCGGTCCGAATGGGCCACCCGCATCGTCTCCGGGGCGGTCCCCACGTACCAGGTGGTGCGGTGCCGCCTGATGTCGACCGCGAAATACAGCCAGGCGCCGGCGCGCACCATCGGCGACTCCCAGTACCGGTAGCCGCCCCTGACATGGTTGACGAATTCCAGCGTGCCGGGACGGTCGGCGTGCCATTCGAAGACGTCCACCTCGTTGCCGCCGTCACGCCACGTCCAGATCGCGGGCCACGCACCCGTGCCGGCCTCGGGCAGACGGGCGCGGGCCACGACGACGTCCCCGGCCCGCACGGTGAATCCCCGGCCCCCGGAGTCGCAGGAGTCGCCGGTGGTGAGGAGCCCGGTGCTCCAGCGCCCGTCCGGAAGCGGCGCGGCGGTCACCCGCAGCGCCCCGCCGCCGACGGCCAGGGCCGCCGGGGTCAGCGCGTCGAGCTTGAAGCCGTTCGGGTTGCCGACGCAGTCGGCGTAGGAACCCGACCGCCACC
The DNA window shown above is from Thermomonospora umbrina and carries:
- a CDS encoding nitroreductase family deazaflavin-dependent oxidoreductase; translation: MNTITRYVEAGRTAAAFNTAVAWLTRHGVSVFGSRMLYVRGRKSGEWRGNPVNVLTHEGSRYLVAPRGHTHWVRNLRAAGGAGELRLGRRTEPFTATELDDADKPAILRAYLKRWKFEVGVFFDGVGPDAPDEDLLRIAPGYPVFRLT
- the argS gene encoding arginine--tRNA ligase; the protein is MADVEELLRRRLAPAFEAVAGAPVDPAIRRSQHADYQSDAALALVRRVGGNPRDIAARVVERADLGGLCSKVEISGPGFINLTVAGEALGGLLAEVTRDERLGVPLEAAPETITVDYSAPNAAKEMHVGHLRSTIIGDAAARLLEWRGNTVLRANHLGDWGTPFGMLVEHLLDIGEAEAAHELSVGDLNGFYQAARRKFDADESFQERSRRRVVLLQSGDAATLRMWRTLIDESLKYFLAVYDLLGATLGPDDFYGESFYNDQLQSVVDELAELRLLRDSEGAKCVFPEGYTNREGDPLPLIVRKSDGGFGYAATDLATIRYRLRKLHATRLLYVVGLPQQMHLGMVHATAREAGWLAPPARAEHIGFGSVLGSDGKILRTRAGVSVKLVDLLEEAVSRASAVIAEKNPDLDEQTRAAVARAVGIGAVKYADLSTDRVKDYVFDYDRMLSFDGNTAPYIQYARARSCSIFRKLDVTPPRDVDSVLIAEPAERELALALLSFEGVIDQVSESLEFHRLAQYLFHLAGTFTTFYDKCTVKYAEGEVRTSRLVLCDLTARTLQIGLDLLGIETPDRM
- a CDS encoding ATP-binding protein, which translates into the protein MPAERAAGTLPAELTGFVGRRRELAEVGRLLATSRLLTLTGVGGVGKTRIALRAAHRARHGFRDGVRLVELASLREPGLVCHAVAHALEVRDHTARALRDVLAAHLRERELLLVLDTCEHLVDACAGLVETLLHAAPGLRVLATSREPLNAAGEHVLPVAPLPIPRGPDDDRAAEVDSVRLFVERAAAADPSFTPTPATLRAVARVCARLEGVPLALELAAARLRVLSVDEIGDRLGDRFELLSNGGRTAPSRHQTLRSAIGWSHELCEPAERLLWARLSVFAGAFDLETVQRVCADGRLPAGDVFELLAALVDKSIVTRDEGPGGLRFAMLETLREYGAEWLRVLGEEDDLRARHRDHYLRVAEEAERLWFGPGQVGRLLRLGRERPDFRAALEYSLAAGDAHTAQRLAGALQVVWITCGPIAEGRLWLERSLELDDGPSQGRALTLCAAGTIAILQGDEDSARRLLAEAGTLADRHRDPWLQAQLVYQRAVAATFAGRVAEADGLLRDALSRFTAVNATDASFPVQVRLTMATVAILEGDASAAIRLCEDNEKVCREHGDETLLAYSLVLHARAEWIIGGLDAAARRLREAVRLRREHPDPASLGLSVELLAWIAWATGAHRRAAVLLGAAERLWWTFGMAGLRDTLLAAHDDCEVGTGAALGAEAFRRARREGGALTDAEIIAYALAEAEPPTAARDADADPPARLTPREREVAALVAEGLSNRQIAERLTIAKRTADTHLEHILAKLGFSARTQIAAWVTRHMPGRDG
- a CDS encoding family 16 glycosylhydrolase, which encodes MGRVGRVAVAAFLVTASATGCRQSAPGPERREPPASASGPAHGLARLTAGRRLVFNEEFDRLRLGVGRRWGWRSGSYADCVGNPNGFKLDALTPAALAVGGGALRVTAAPLPDGRWSTGLLTTGDSCDSGGRGFTVRAGDVVVARARLPEAGTGAWPAIWTWRDGGNEVDVFEWHADRPGTLEFVNHVRGGYRYWESPMVRAGAWLYFAVDIRRHRTTWYVGTAPETMRVAHSDRRGVGRRFRAHLVISLSADDGRLHTRPDGEERLTFAVDYLRVHRRAAGGNAPGAPDMRRSLSRYVAKPARRKAPVRPHDGNGR